One Kutzneria kofuensis DNA window includes the following coding sequences:
- a CDS encoding FadR/GntR family transcriptional regulator, which produces MDGSSALSGESVEPAKAGSGDAATAYRPGYELVAEQILQLIADLRLRPGDRMPTENELAARLGTSRTVVREAVKILSAIGRVRAQKGRGLYVADDEGMLGTARWGGFFMPTDLDHVYMLFEFRRIQEMEASRLAATRATPAELRAIEAAVETCRHGHLSGQVTVFEQGDDEFHVGIATASHNPLLVIAVREARRLQRQSSVIGLNGTIGGHAEGAVEEHAAIYRAIRDGEPEAAAQAAALHIDNTLQDYRREIQRRVFG; this is translated from the coding sequence GTGGACGGCTCGTCCGCACTGTCAGGAGAGTCGGTCGAGCCGGCGAAGGCCGGGTCCGGCGACGCGGCCACCGCCTACCGTCCCGGCTACGAACTCGTCGCCGAGCAGATCCTGCAGTTGATCGCCGACCTCCGGCTGCGGCCCGGTGACCGGATGCCGACCGAGAACGAGCTGGCCGCCCGGCTGGGCACGAGCCGCACCGTGGTCCGGGAGGCCGTCAAGATCCTGTCCGCGATCGGCCGGGTGCGGGCGCAGAAGGGCCGCGGCCTCTACGTCGCCGACGACGAGGGAATGCTCGGCACCGCCCGCTGGGGCGGCTTCTTCATGCCGACCGACCTCGACCACGTCTACATGCTCTTCGAGTTCCGCCGCATCCAGGAGATGGAGGCCAGCCGCCTGGCCGCCACCCGGGCCACCCCCGCCGAGCTGCGGGCCATCGAAGCCGCGGTCGAGACCTGCCGCCACGGCCACCTCAGCGGGCAGGTGACGGTCTTCGAGCAGGGCGACGACGAGTTCCACGTCGGGATCGCCACCGCGTCACACAACCCGCTGCTGGTCATCGCGGTGCGGGAGGCGCGCCGGCTGCAGCGCCAGTCCAGCGTGATCGGACTGAACGGAACCATCGGCGGGCACGCCGAAGGCGCCGTCGAGGAGCACGCCGCCATCTACCGGGCGATCAGGGACGGCGAGCCGGAGGCCGCCGCCCAGGCCGCCGCGCTGCACATCGACAACACCCTTCAGGACTACCGCCGCGAGATCCAACGCCGCGTGTTCGGTTAG
- a CDS encoding AraC family transcriptional regulator — protein sequence MAPSVELALDQPPQVVNAGVGVHGAIAAHEVFRLPQLWQLHVYAYSGTLAFGGFRHPIRPGHVSLVPPDTEVHFDYDAPRCEHLYVHFRLPGNGERRRLPVMQSAGADVAVLRGLLRHTIAANTQSPARASAELWTALWRTTGLPGAERSPGHPALRAALAHIEENLAAPLSVPAIAAAAGVSHSHLTRLFRDGTGRTVVGHIRHCRMERARHLLVASTLAIPAIAATVGIPDLQAFNKTCRKELGASPRAVREAGTPVR from the coding sequence ATGGCCCCGTCCGTGGAGCTGGCGCTCGACCAACCGCCGCAGGTGGTGAACGCGGGCGTGGGAGTGCACGGGGCCATCGCGGCGCACGAGGTGTTCCGGCTTCCCCAGCTGTGGCAGCTGCACGTGTACGCCTACTCGGGCACGCTCGCGTTCGGCGGCTTCCGGCACCCCATTCGCCCCGGACACGTCAGCCTCGTCCCACCGGACACGGAGGTGCACTTCGACTACGACGCGCCGCGGTGTGAGCACCTGTACGTCCACTTTCGACTGCCCGGCAACGGGGAGCGGCGCCGTCTTCCCGTGATGCAGAGCGCCGGCGCCGACGTGGCGGTGCTGCGCGGGTTGCTACGCCACACGATCGCCGCGAACACCCAGTCGCCGGCCCGGGCCTCGGCCGAGCTGTGGACCGCACTGTGGCGCACCACCGGGTTGCCTGGCGCCGAACGCAGCCCTGGCCACCCCGCCCTGCGCGCGGCGTTGGCCCACATCGAGGAGAATCTGGCCGCGCCGTTGAGCGTTCCGGCGATCGCCGCTGCCGCGGGCGTCTCGCACAGCCACCTCACCCGGCTGTTCCGTGACGGCACCGGGCGCACCGTCGTCGGCCACATCAGACACTGCCGGATGGAGCGGGCTCGCCATCTCCTCGTCGCCTCGACGTTGGCGATCCCGGCGATCGCCGCCACCGTCGGCATCCCGGACCTGCAGGCGTTCAACAAGACCTGCCGCAAGGAACTTGGCGCCTCCCCGCGCGCCGTGCGCGAGGCCGGCACGCCGGTCCGGTGA
- a CDS encoding phytanoyl-CoA dioxygenase family protein, with translation MSTTRQLLNSGQVARFVARGFLRLDRVVPPEMNEEALGVFAAGLPAVPYGTPLSDAFPEGTFARRLVELPAVAGALESLVGPDPTVDHHFVHRREPREGSAQALHADALIDLRFDAFDVQLMYYPQEVTEDMGGTLLVPGSHLRRINESDTGRYQNLLGQIRLVCPAGTVLVLHHGIWHGGRRNDSDTVRHMYKIRLNPTVPQVRLWDTANLEGPAVREELSHWFPWYETATGRLEIHNRIRMWRALTDDPGFDVDYWATRIANRPGQRSHA, from the coding sequence ATGTCAACCACACGGCAGCTACTGAACTCCGGCCAGGTGGCGCGGTTCGTGGCGCGCGGTTTCCTGCGCCTGGACCGGGTCGTGCCCCCGGAGATGAACGAGGAGGCGCTCGGTGTGTTCGCCGCCGGGCTGCCCGCCGTGCCGTACGGCACTCCCCTGTCCGATGCGTTCCCCGAGGGAACCTTTGCCCGCAGGCTGGTGGAACTCCCCGCGGTTGCGGGTGCACTGGAAAGCCTGGTGGGCCCCGACCCGACCGTCGACCACCACTTCGTCCACCGGCGGGAGCCGCGCGAGGGCAGCGCGCAGGCGTTGCACGCCGACGCCCTGATCGATCTGCGGTTCGACGCATTCGACGTGCAGCTCATGTACTACCCGCAGGAGGTCACCGAGGACATGGGCGGCACGCTGCTCGTCCCCGGCAGCCATCTGCGCCGCATCAACGAGTCCGACACCGGCCGCTACCAGAACCTGCTCGGCCAGATCCGGCTCGTCTGTCCGGCCGGCACCGTCCTGGTGCTGCACCACGGCATCTGGCACGGCGGGCGCCGCAACGACAGCGACACCGTCCGCCACATGTACAAGATCCGCCTCAATCCGACCGTGCCGCAGGTGCGGCTGTGGGACACCGCGAACCTGGAGGGCCCCGCGGTCCGCGAGGAACTGTCGCACTGGTTCCCCTGGTACGAAACGGCCACCGGCCGGTTGGAGATCCACAACCGGATCCGGATGTGGCGGGCTCTGACCGACGACCCCGGATTCGACGTCGACTACTGGGCCACCCGCATCGCCAACCGCCCCGGGCAGAGGAGCCACGCATGA
- a CDS encoding cellulose binding domain-containing protein → MAARRFRLTAAVLVLGASVLVAAPAAADATATVTVNARSGLSTVSDTAIGVNHAVWDSQLGTNEVADLYAKAGVGMMRYPGGSYGDIYHWKDNTAPGGYVAPNTDFDTFMGGVRRAGAQPIIIADYGSGTPQEAADWVRYANVTKGYGAKYWEIGNEIPGNGHYGTNWETDLHADKSPTAYANGVVAYSEAMKAVDPTVKIGAVLTTPANWPDGLIASGDSATWNQTVLSIAASHIDFVIIHWYPTGATAADELSRPDQVNDMIYMVRQQIARYAGGRDIGIAMTETNTAVGMDTQPGALFAAETYASLLANGVFTVDWWDTHNGPTTVSTVAGQTDYGDSGLLSSAGCVNDVCEPALNTPFAPYYALSMLSAFAHPGDQFVNAGSNQSSVNAYAVRRANGDLALLLVNKDPDNARTVAIDYAGYAPSNAVPTVSTFTNGASAITTTAAGTATSQTLPPYSLTTVLLHPAGSTTGLPAAPGQPSAGAVTDRTATISWPASGTGLKYEVYRQVGATSEELGETTGTSLAVGNLNPGTRYTVNVLARNGAGAVSWSSPPLTFTTTAPAQSTCSVRYADTNDWANGFVGNVDITNTGTAPLDGWTLAYTWPTGYQQVTSGWNATWTQNGTNVVVTGAGSLAPNATVSAGFVASYSGPNVTPVAFTLNGTVCSSG, encoded by the coding sequence TTGGCGGCGCGAAGATTCCGCCTGACAGCAGCGGTGTTGGTGCTCGGCGCGAGCGTGCTCGTCGCCGCGCCGGCCGCGGCCGACGCCACGGCGACGGTCACGGTCAACGCTCGTTCGGGGCTGTCCACCGTGTCGGACACGGCCATCGGCGTGAACCACGCGGTGTGGGACAGCCAGCTCGGCACGAACGAGGTCGCGGACCTGTACGCCAAGGCCGGCGTCGGGATGATGCGCTACCCGGGCGGTTCCTACGGCGACATCTACCACTGGAAGGACAACACCGCACCCGGCGGCTACGTCGCGCCGAACACCGACTTCGACACGTTCATGGGCGGCGTGCGCCGCGCCGGCGCCCAGCCGATCATCATCGCCGACTACGGCAGCGGAACTCCGCAGGAGGCCGCCGACTGGGTGCGGTACGCCAACGTCACCAAGGGGTACGGGGCGAAGTACTGGGAGATCGGCAACGAGATCCCCGGCAACGGCCACTACGGCACGAACTGGGAGACCGACCTGCACGCCGACAAGAGCCCGACCGCGTACGCCAACGGCGTGGTCGCCTACTCGGAGGCGATGAAGGCGGTCGACCCGACGGTCAAGATCGGCGCGGTCCTCACCACCCCGGCGAACTGGCCGGACGGCCTGATCGCCAGCGGCGATTCCGCGACCTGGAACCAGACCGTGCTGTCGATCGCCGCCTCGCACATCGACTTCGTCATCATCCACTGGTATCCGACCGGCGCGACCGCGGCCGACGAACTCTCCCGTCCCGACCAGGTCAACGACATGATCTACATGGTGCGCCAGCAGATCGCCCGGTACGCGGGCGGGCGCGACATCGGCATCGCGATGACCGAGACCAACACCGCGGTCGGCATGGACACCCAGCCCGGCGCCCTGTTCGCCGCCGAGACCTATGCGAGCCTGCTGGCCAACGGCGTGTTCACGGTGGACTGGTGGGACACGCACAACGGTCCCACCACTGTGTCCACAGTGGCCGGCCAGACCGACTACGGCGACTCCGGCTTGCTGTCCAGCGCAGGCTGCGTGAACGACGTGTGCGAGCCGGCGCTGAACACGCCCTTCGCCCCGTACTACGCGCTGTCCATGCTCAGCGCCTTCGCCCATCCCGGCGACCAGTTCGTGAACGCGGGCAGCAACCAGTCGTCGGTCAACGCCTACGCGGTTCGCCGGGCCAACGGTGATCTGGCGCTCCTGCTGGTGAACAAGGACCCGGACAACGCCCGCACGGTCGCCATCGACTACGCCGGGTACGCGCCGTCGAACGCCGTGCCGACAGTGTCGACGTTCACCAACGGGGCGAGCGCCATCACCACGACCGCCGCCGGCACCGCGACCAGCCAGACGCTGCCGCCGTACTCGCTGACGACCGTGCTGCTGCATCCGGCCGGATCGACCACCGGCCTGCCCGCTGCGCCGGGGCAGCCGTCCGCCGGCGCGGTGACCGACCGGACTGCGACGATCTCCTGGCCGGCGTCCGGTACGGGCCTGAAGTACGAGGTCTACCGGCAGGTCGGCGCCACCAGCGAGGAACTGGGGGAGACGACCGGCACGTCTCTGGCTGTGGGCAACCTCAACCCGGGCACGCGGTACACGGTGAACGTGTTGGCGCGCAACGGCGCCGGCGCCGTGTCGTGGTCGTCGCCGCCGCTGACCTTCACGACGACCGCGCCCGCGCAGAGCACGTGTTCGGTGCGGTACGCCGACACCAACGACTGGGCCAACGGATTCGTCGGCAACGTCGACATCACCAACACCGGCACGGCCCCGCTCGACGGCTGGACGCTCGCGTACACCTGGCCGACCGGCTACCAGCAGGTGACCAGCGGCTGGAACGCGACATGGACCCAGAACGGGACGAACGTCGTCGTGACCGGCGCCGGGTCGCTGGCGCCGAACGCCACCGTGAGCGCCGGGTTCGTCGCCAGCTACTCCGGGCCGAACGTGACGCCGGTCGCGTTCACGCTCAACGGAACCGTGTGCTCTAGCGGCTGA
- a CDS encoding LacI family DNA-binding transcriptional regulator yields the protein MTALELCPARPTLADVARAAGVSSATASRVLNGLPRVRPETRRQVESAMAALGYERQRAVKVAAQARTRSIAFVVCEEGLRLFSDPYFARVVVGVNRVVTAAGLQLVLLPVPSTRDCQAPAMHYLSGGHVDGALFVSMHGRSPLDLDRIDVPVVIGGRPVLDGEDGQVSYVDADNLGGAAKAVRHLVDSGRSVIATVAGPRDMTVGLDRLAGYRRVMADAERSDHGLVFFGDFSQASGEHAAVRLLERRPDVDAIFTASDLMAVGVLRALRRAGRRVPDDVAVIGFDDLPIGRHTDPPLTTVRQPVEEMGARMTRELLALIAGGSSGPRRVVLDTELVLRASA from the coding sequence GTGACCGCTCTCGAGCTGTGCCCTGCACGCCCGACGCTCGCTGACGTCGCGCGGGCAGCCGGGGTGTCGTCGGCGACCGCGTCCCGGGTGCTCAACGGTTTACCCAGAGTGCGCCCGGAGACCAGAAGGCAGGTCGAGTCCGCCATGGCCGCGTTGGGCTACGAACGCCAGCGCGCCGTCAAGGTGGCCGCCCAGGCGCGCACCCGGTCGATCGCGTTCGTGGTGTGCGAGGAGGGACTGAGGCTGTTCTCCGACCCGTACTTCGCGCGGGTCGTGGTCGGGGTCAACCGGGTGGTGACCGCCGCCGGGTTGCAACTGGTGCTGCTGCCAGTTCCGTCCACAAGGGACTGTCAGGCGCCGGCCATGCACTACCTGAGCGGCGGTCACGTCGACGGCGCGCTGTTCGTCAGCATGCACGGCCGCAGTCCGCTCGACCTCGACCGGATCGACGTTCCCGTGGTCATCGGCGGCCGGCCGGTGCTCGACGGCGAGGACGGTCAGGTCTCCTACGTCGACGCGGACAACCTCGGTGGCGCGGCGAAGGCGGTTCGCCACCTCGTCGACAGCGGACGGTCCGTGATCGCCACCGTGGCGGGGCCGCGGGACATGACCGTGGGACTGGACCGGCTCGCCGGCTACCGCCGGGTCATGGCCGACGCGGAACGGTCCGACCACGGGCTGGTGTTCTTCGGCGACTTCAGCCAGGCGTCCGGTGAGCACGCCGCGGTGCGGCTGCTGGAACGCCGGCCCGATGTGGACGCCATCTTCACCGCGTCGGACCTGATGGCCGTCGGCGTGCTGCGCGCGCTGCGCCGGGCCGGCCGCCGCGTGCCCGACGACGTCGCCGTGATCGGCTTCGACGACCTGCCGATCGGGCGGCACACCGATCCGCCGCTGACCACCGTCCGCCAGCCGGTCGAGGAGATGGGCGCCCGGATGACCCGGGAACTGCTCGCCCTGATCGCCGGCGGGTCGTCCGGGCCACGCCGTGTCGTGCTCGACACGGAGCTCGTGCTGCGCGCCTCGGCGTGA
- a CDS encoding glycoside hydrolase family 12 protein: MRKTLRFALPSLAALAALVLTATSAQAATWSSSDKWGTWSNGGYTITNDVWGSGAGPQTIWANSYSNWGVWSNQPNTGGVKSYPHSGRTIGRTLSSLGSVTSTFNVSVPGSGAYETAYDIWANNNAYEIMLWMNKTGAVGPIGSYQTTVSVGGHTWDVYKGSNGSNAVFSFLRHGNTNSGSVDVKAVLNWIKSKGWYGDVTLGDVQFGFEITSSSGGMNFVSNSFSVSSS, encoded by the coding sequence ATGCGGAAAACCCTGCGTTTCGCCCTGCCCTCATTGGCCGCGCTCGCCGCGCTCGTATTGACCGCCACCTCCGCGCAGGCGGCCACCTGGTCGTCCTCGGACAAATGGGGCACGTGGTCCAACGGCGGATACACGATCACCAACGACGTCTGGGGCAGTGGCGCCGGCCCGCAGACGATCTGGGCGAATTCCTACAGCAACTGGGGTGTGTGGTCCAACCAACCCAACACCGGCGGCGTGAAGTCGTACCCGCACTCCGGGCGCACCATCGGCCGCACGCTGAGCTCGCTGGGCAGTGTCACCAGCACGTTCAACGTCTCGGTGCCGGGCAGCGGCGCCTACGAGACGGCGTACGACATCTGGGCCAACAACAACGCGTACGAGATCATGTTGTGGATGAACAAGACCGGCGCGGTCGGCCCGATCGGCAGCTACCAGACCACGGTGTCGGTCGGCGGCCACACCTGGGACGTCTACAAGGGCTCGAACGGATCGAACGCGGTGTTCTCCTTCCTGCGCCACGGCAACACGAACTCGGGGTCGGTGGACGTCAAGGCGGTGCTGAACTGGATCAAGTCGAAGGGCTGGTACGGCGACGTCACCCTCGGCGACGTGCAGTTCGGCTTCGAGATCACCTCGTCGAGCGGTGGCATGAACTTCGTCTCGAACAGCTTCTCCGTCTCCTCGTCCTGA
- a CDS encoding beta-galactosidase, with the protein MVPLPPRVLFGAAYYHEYQPYERLKTDLDLMAEARFTVIRVGESVWSTWEPENGRFDLDWLRPVLDGAHERGIAVVLGTPTYAVPPWLSRQYPEIAAEHATGQRIGWGARQEIDFSHPAFRFHAERVIRAILTRYAEHPAVIGYQVDNEPGLRLPHNHGVFQRFVDHLRAEYGDVETLNREWGLVYWSHRLSTWADLWTPDGNAQPQYDVAWRAFLARQTTEFVAWQADIVREYARADQFVTTCVAYGHPALADDELTDKLDVTAGNPYYDMQDGLELPEPAGSREHPWLATGVWALFQSADRIFSSRQEPFLVTETNAQAVSSPWDNRPAFDGQWRQAAWALVARGARMIEYWHWHTLHFGAETYWGGVLPHSGRPGRVYAELARLGAEFDTAGALVAGIQPDADIAMVYSMPSKWLMQKYPPLAKADGSPDGAAYHRIFDSFYRGAFEAGRQVRIFHARRLAEVPPDLAARRHPVLIAAGLYIADDAMLDWLVAYAAAGGHLVLGPRTGYADHEARARHEPAPARLSEAAGVWYEEFSNLSTDLAVRAAPGSPLVLPDDATGTRWVEGLTAVDAEVLAEYDHPHFGRWPAVTTRRHGEGRVTYVGTVPGRELARTLVSWLAPLPRSGWSALPESVTATTGTAPDGRRVHVVHNWSWRPADVRAPVDLVDVLDGRSVPGGTVVALGAWDVRILVS; encoded by the coding sequence ATGGTCCCGCTGCCCCCGCGCGTGCTGTTCGGCGCCGCCTACTACCACGAGTACCAGCCCTACGAGCGGCTCAAGACCGACCTGGACCTGATGGCGGAGGCCAGGTTCACCGTCATCCGGGTCGGCGAGTCCGTCTGGTCCACATGGGAGCCGGAGAACGGGCGGTTCGACCTGGACTGGCTGCGGCCGGTCCTCGACGGCGCCCACGAGCGCGGCATTGCGGTCGTGCTCGGCACGCCGACCTACGCGGTGCCGCCGTGGCTTTCCCGGCAGTACCCCGAGATCGCCGCCGAGCACGCCACCGGGCAGCGCATCGGCTGGGGCGCCCGGCAGGAGATCGACTTCAGCCATCCGGCGTTCCGCTTCCACGCCGAGCGGGTGATCCGAGCGATCCTCACCCGGTACGCCGAGCACCCGGCGGTGATCGGCTACCAGGTGGACAACGAGCCGGGCCTGCGCCTGCCCCACAACCACGGGGTGTTCCAGCGGTTCGTGGACCATCTGCGCGCCGAGTACGGCGACGTCGAGACCCTCAACCGCGAGTGGGGCCTGGTCTACTGGTCGCATCGACTGTCCACCTGGGCGGACCTGTGGACGCCGGACGGCAACGCCCAGCCCCAGTACGACGTCGCCTGGCGGGCGTTCCTGGCTCGCCAGACCACCGAGTTCGTCGCCTGGCAGGCCGACATCGTGCGCGAGTACGCCCGCGCGGACCAGTTCGTCACCACCTGCGTCGCCTACGGGCACCCGGCGCTGGCGGACGACGAACTCACCGACAAGCTCGACGTGACGGCCGGCAACCCGTACTACGACATGCAGGACGGCCTCGAACTGCCCGAGCCTGCCGGCAGCCGCGAGCACCCGTGGCTGGCGACCGGGGTGTGGGCGCTGTTCCAGAGCGCCGACCGGATCTTCTCCTCCCGGCAGGAGCCGTTCCTGGTCACCGAGACCAACGCCCAGGCCGTCAGCTCGCCGTGGGACAACCGCCCGGCCTTCGACGGCCAGTGGCGGCAGGCCGCGTGGGCGCTGGTCGCCCGGGGTGCGCGGATGATCGAGTACTGGCACTGGCACACGCTGCACTTCGGCGCGGAGACGTACTGGGGCGGAGTCCTGCCGCACAGCGGCCGTCCCGGCCGGGTCTACGCCGAACTCGCCCGGCTCGGCGCGGAATTCGACACCGCCGGGGCCCTGGTCGCGGGGATCCAGCCGGACGCCGACATCGCGATGGTCTACTCGATGCCGAGCAAGTGGCTGATGCAGAAGTACCCGCCGCTGGCGAAGGCCGACGGCAGCCCGGACGGCGCCGCGTACCACCGCATCTTCGACTCCTTCTACCGCGGCGCGTTCGAGGCCGGCCGTCAGGTCCGGATCTTCCACGCCCGCCGACTCGCCGAGGTTCCGCCCGACCTGGCCGCGCGCCGCCACCCCGTGCTGATCGCGGCCGGCCTGTACATCGCCGACGACGCGATGCTCGACTGGCTCGTGGCCTACGCGGCCGCCGGCGGCCACCTCGTTCTCGGTCCGCGGACCGGCTACGCCGACCACGAGGCACGGGCCCGGCACGAGCCGGCCCCGGCGCGTCTCAGCGAGGCCGCCGGCGTGTGGTACGAGGAGTTCAGCAACCTGTCCACCGACCTCGCGGTTCGGGCGGCGCCCGGCAGCCCGCTCGTGCTGCCGGACGACGCCACCGGGACCCGTTGGGTGGAGGGCCTGACCGCTGTCGACGCCGAGGTGCTCGCCGAGTACGACCACCCGCACTTCGGCCGGTGGCCGGCCGTCACGACCCGGCGGCACGGCGAGGGCCGTGTCACCTACGTCGGCACGGTGCCTGGCCGCGAGCTCGCCCGCACTCTGGTGTCGTGGCTCGCCCCGCTACCGCGCAGCGGGTGGTCCGCGCTGCCCGAATCCGTGACCGCGACGACCGGCACCGCCCCGGACGGGCGGCGCGTGCACGTGGTGCACAACTGGAGCTGGCGGCCCGCCGACGTGAGAGCGCCCGTGGATCTCGTCGACGTCCTGGACGGCCGTTCGGTCCCCGGCGGCACGGTCGTGGCTCTCGGCGCCTGGGACGTCCGGATCCTCGTGAGCTAA